CGGTGGCCGGTGAATGCGCGATTAGCGGAACCGGCCGAGCGCCTGTCGCCGCTCAGGCGGCCGGCAGCGCCAGCCGTGCCAGCAGCGCGTCCAGCGCCGGCTGCAGCGGCGCCAGCAGTTCACGCGCCTCTCCCTCGCTGCGCTCGCCGAGGCCGCGCAGCAACTGCGTGCCGACGATCAGCGCGGCGCGCTCGTCGCCGCGCAGTCCGGGCTGGCGCTGTGCCGCCTCGAGCAGGCGCATCCAGTCCTGCCGGCAGCGCGCCTCCAGTTCGATGGTGCAGCGGCCCTGGCAGGGCAGGCCGTCGTCCTGGATCGGGGTGACGGTGACGCGGTAGCGTTGGGAGGCGGTCATGGCAGTGGCGCACGCGGTGTGTGCCTCCAAGATAGGCGCGACCGACCGGCGCCACGAGCCCGCCGCCCGCGACGCTCTGTTCCAGTGCGTCCGTTCAGCGTGCCGCGCGCAGCAGCGGCAGCGGATCGTAGGCGCCGCCTTCGGCGTAGACGCCGTAATGCAGGTGCGGTGGCGTGCCGCGCGCGTTGCCGCTGTCGCCCACCGCGCCGAGCGGGTCGCCCGGTTCCACCAGGTCGCCGACCTGCAGCCCGGGTGCCCATGTCTCCAGGTGCGCGTAGTAATGACGCTGCCGGGCCGGGCCGAGTACCCAGACCTGGCGGCCGCCGAGGCCGCGGTCGGCGATGGCGACGACGATGCCGCGCGTCGCCGACACCACCGGCGTACCGCGTTTGGCGAAGATGTCCACGCCGGCGTGCTGGCGGTCGCGCCCGCGCGGCGCGCCTAAGGTGGCGGCCACGCGCCGCGGATCCACGCCTTTGACCGGCATGTGCAGGGCCGTCGGCGCCGGCGCGCGCGCCAACTCCCAGCCGACGCGCAGGCGCTGCGCCCAGGGATGTCGCCAGGCCCAGGCCGCGGCCACCGCCAGTGCGGCCAGCAAGGTCGCGCGCAGCAGTTCGCGGCGCAGGCGCTGCGCCGGCGAAAGCGTGGGCGCCGCGGCCATGCGCTCAGTCCGCGTGCAGGGCGGCTGCCTGTTCCTGCAGGCGCTGCTTCAATGCGTCGTCGATGCCGAGCTGTCGTGCCAGTTCGTCCAGGTAGCTGCGCTCCATGAAGCTCTGTTCGTCGGCGGCGAGCAGGCTGGCCAGATACATTTCCGCGGCCATCTCCGGGGTGGTCGATGCGCGCGCCACTTCGGCCGGATCCAGCGGCTTTTCCAGTTCCGCATGCAGCCACTGCTGCACGTCGGCGTCGTTGCCGTGGAGGCGGGCGAATTCGCCTTCGATCAGGTTGCGCTCGCGTTCGTCCAGGTGCCCGTCGGCCTTGGCCGCACCGACCAGTGCGCGCAATACCGCCTGGCTGTGCTGTTCGACTTCCAGCGGCGGCAGCCGGTCCAGCGTCTGCGGTTCGGGCGCGGCGGCGCCGAGTTGCTGGCGCCGGTAGTCGCCATAGGCGCGATAGGCCATCAGTCCCAATGCGGCCAGCCCGCCATAGGTCGCCAGCTTGCGCGTGGTGCGGTGCTTGCCGAGCAGCAGGCCGAGCGCGCCGCCGCTGAGGGCTCCCTTGCCGAAATCGGCGTTGAGCAGGCCGCCCAGGCCGCCGGTGCCGGCGGGTGCCGGAGCGGCAGCGCCGGTCTTGCCCGTGGCCTGGCCGGGAACGCCCTGCGCCGATTGCAGCAGTTGGTCGAGAAAGCCCTGTAGTTTCATGCAGGTGATCCGATCGAAGGGAAGCACCGGTATAGCGGTCGCGGCCTTAGCGGGCCGTCAATCCGGGCGCGCAGGCCGCGCAAAAAAAACGAGACGGCCGGGGCCGTCTCGTCGGTGTGCTTGCCTGGATCAGGCGACGCTGCTCAGAGCGCGGCGTCCTTGAGCTTCTTCAGCGGGCGCACCTTGAGCTTGGTGGTGGCCGGCTTGGCGGCGAACCACTGCTCTTCCTTGGTGAACGGGTTGATGCCCTTGCGCTTCGGCTTGGCCGGCACGCTGACGGCGGTGATCTTCAGCAGGCCCGGCAGGGTGAACGAGCCAGCGCCCTTCTTGCTGACCGAACCGGCCACGGCGTGCTCCAGCGAGGCCATCACGGCGCGCACGTCCTTGGCGATCACGCCGCTGGTTTCGGCGATGTGGGCGACGAGCGCGGACTTGCTCAGCACGTCCTTGATCGGCTTGGGAGCGGCCGGTTTGGCGGCGGCCTTGGTCGCTACCTTCTTCACTGCCTTCTTCGGGGCAGCCTTTTTTGCGGTCTTTGCCATGATGTCCTGATTCCGTATTTGGTGGTTTGGGTCGCGCCGACCCCGTCGGCATGGCGAAATGTAGGGCATGTGCTACGCCGCGCCAATAGGCCGGAAGCAAAAAAACGCGAATATTCGCCGCGACTGGCGTCTTTTTCGCCGACGACGGCGCCGGCGCCGGCACTTCGCGTGGCGAGATGGCCAGGCATTTCCGCTGTCGCGCGTGCCCATCGCCGCTGCCAGGCAGAAGCACAAGCCCGTAACGCCGCCTCGCCTATGGTCCGCGCTCCACTCACCGACAGGAGCCTCGCATGGGCATTTCGCGTCACGCCACCGCGCATTGGGAAGGCGATCTCAAGACCGGCCAGGGCCGGTTGAACACGCCGCAGAGCGGCTTGCTGGAGAACACCCGCTACGCGTTCAACAGCCGTTTCGGCGAGGAGAAGGGCACCAATCCGGAGGAGCTGATCGCCGCCGCGCACGCCGGCTGCTTCACCATGGCGTTGTCTGCCAAGCTGACCGAAGCCGGCTTTCCGCCGACCGCGCTGGACACCCGCGCCGACGTCGACCTGTCGATGGAGGGCGGGCCGCAGCTCTCGCAGATCCGCCTGAAGGTCAAGGCC
This genomic stretch from Xanthomonas sacchari harbors:
- a CDS encoding DUF3861 family protein, which codes for MTASQRYRVTVTPIQDDGLPCQGRCTIELEARCRQDWMRLLEAAQRQPGLRGDERAALIVGTQLLRGLGERSEGEARELLAPLQPALDALLARLALPAA
- a CDS encoding M23 family metallopeptidase, coding for MAAAPTLSPAQRLRRELLRATLLAALAVAAAWAWRHPWAQRLRVGWELARAPAPTALHMPVKGVDPRRVAATLGAPRGRDRQHAGVDIFAKRGTPVVSATRGIVVAIADRGLGGRQVWVLGPARQRHYYAHLETWAPGLQVGDLVEPGDPLGAVGDSGNARGTPPHLHYGVYAEGGAYDPLPLLRAAR
- a CDS encoding tellurite resistance TerB family protein; this encodes MKLQGFLDQLLQSAQGVPGQATGKTGAAAPAPAGTGGLGGLLNADFGKGALSGGALGLLLGKHRTTRKLATYGGLAALGLMAYRAYGDYRRQQLGAAAPEPQTLDRLPPLEVEQHSQAVLRALVGAAKADGHLDERERNLIEGEFARLHGNDADVQQWLHAELEKPLDPAEVARASTTPEMAAEMYLASLLAADEQSFMERSYLDELARQLGIDDALKQRLQEQAAALHAD
- a CDS encoding HU family DNA-binding protein encodes the protein MAKTAKKAAPKKAVKKVATKAAAKPAAPKPIKDVLSKSALVAHIAETSGVIAKDVRAVMASLEHAVAGSVSKKGAGSFTLPGLLKITAVSVPAKPKRKGINPFTKEEQWFAAKPATTKLKVRPLKKLKDAAL
- a CDS encoding OsmC family protein; translation: MGISRHATAHWEGDLKTGQGRLNTPQSGLLENTRYAFNSRFGEEKGTNPEELIAAAHAGCFTMALSAKLTEAGFPPTALDTRADVDLSMEGGPQLSQIRLKVKAVVPNIEAARFRELADDAKQNCPVSKALSAVPISLEAELG